The region CATGGATCTACGACATCTCGGCCGAGGGCCCGACCATGAAATTCCGGGTAGCCCGCACCGGTATGGCCACCACCACTCCTCAGGTGGGTTATGTATCGGTTGTGGTCAAGGATCCGATCGTTGTGAACACCGCCAATAACAACAATGCCATGCTGGATCCCTGGGAGACCGATACCCTTAAGGTTACCTTCCGCAATACCGGCAACGCCATCACCGTCGGGGCCCGCTGTTCGCTGTATGTGGTCACCGGCGGAGCCTATGTGGAGAGCATCAGCCCCACCACTACTGTAGTGGTAGGCAGCGGAGCCATGGCCACCAATGCCGAAGCCCAGAGCGGACCGTTCGTGGTCAAGATCAAGAAGGACGTTCCCAAATTCACCGACATAGTGTTCGGGGTCATATTCCGCAGCACCACCCCGGCCTACAGCACCACCAGCAACTTCGGCTTAAGGGTCAGCGGACTTAAAGTTGTCACGACCTACGACTTTACCGATATCCGGGTGGGCGGAGCCACCTGGAGCTACCGGATCCAGCCCTCCTCGGTGGCGATATTGGCCGACACCGTGTTCTTATGCAACGCCAACCTGGATAATGCCACCTTCCAGACCAGGATCTATGCGGTCAAGAAGGGCACTACCAATAACCCGCTGGTGGGCGGTGTGGGCGGCGACACCATCCGCTCAGCCAACAACCATGGCTCGTGGCATTCAACCGCACATTACGGCGGCGGCCTGGATATCGACAATTCCAAGAACCTGTGGATATCCCTGCAGGATTCCATTATCCAGACCAACCGTGCTGCTATCAAAATATCCGGCTTAATGGCCCCCAACTGTGACTGGGGCGGAACCCCGATGAAGCGCATCCGCGGCATAGCCTTTGGTCCTTCGGTGGTGGATACCTTCGGGCCGAACCTGCTCTCCGGGGACTCTTTGTGGGCCTACTGGCAGAATTATGACATGTATTCCGAATCCCTGATGGTCTACAGCAAGTCGCTCTCCGGCACCGCTGTCAAGCGCTACGGCTACAGCTGGGATGATGCGCTGGCTTCCGACAACGTATTGAATGGCAAAGGCGAATGGTGGAACGGCCGGGCCTTGGAATACGACGGTTCCAGCATCTGGACCTCCTCGGTGTGGCAGAACGTCATGATCCGCCGCAATGCCCTCAATGCCACCACCATGGATATCATGCCCGGGCCGTCCAGCTACGGCTCCTACGGCACCTACGGCATGGGCATCGAGGCCACCAACGCCGCCGGCGTTCCCTACGCCCCGGTGGGAGCGGCCGCTTTCGCGCCCGGCGCCGCCGGAACCAGGTTCTACCTGTATTGCGCCTCCATGGACGAGGGCAAGATATATAAGGTGGACATGACCGACTTCGTGCTGCCCACACCTCCGGACAGCGTCAAGGTGGTGGATACCGGAGCCAATAACGTGCTGACCTGGTGGAAAGCCAATGACGGCGACCAGAAGGTGGCCCAGTATATCATCTACCGCCAGGCCCCGGGTAGCACCACACCGCCCACCTCAGGCGACGAACTGATCAGGGTCCAAAACCTTTACGGCGGCCCGGCCACCCATACCTACACCGACGTGGGCGCCGGAGCCAAGATCGCCTATGTCTATACCATCAAAACCCTCAACTACTACGGCGAGGGAACCTGGGGCGCCTCGGTAAGCGCTCCGCTGGTCCCGACCGCGGTGGAACTGACCGCATTTGCCTGCGTCCAGGCCGGCGGCAATTCGGTTACCATCAACTGGCAGACCGCCTCCGAGATGGACAACTATAAGTGGGAGATCGAGCGCTCCACCGACAGCGAGAGCTTCACCAATGTCTGGTCCATCGATGTGGACGGGACCAACCCCTACGGCGACAAATACTCCTATACCGACAAAGTTCCATCGGTTGGCGTGTATTATTACCGTCTGGTTGATGTCTCCAAGACCGGCGAGAAGACCTATCACGGACCGATCTCGGTAGTGGTGGGTGCGGTGTATGCCTTGGGGCAGAATTATCCCAACCCCATCGGAAAAAGCCCGGCCACCATCAAGTACTCGCTGAAGAATCCGGGCCAGACCAGCCTGAAGATCTACAACCTGCTGGGCGAAGAGGTCAAGACCCTGGTCAATGCCAAACAGGACGCCAACTTCTACACGATTCCCTGGGACGGCCGTGACAACAAGGGGCAGTCGGTCGCCAATGGAGTGTACTTCTACAAGCTGAACTCCGGCGAATTCAGCGCCACCAAGAAGATGATGGTTTTGAGGTAAACAGTTTCCCCCAGGGCGGCGTTCCGACATGGACGCCGCCCTTCTTTAAATCAGGCGAACTTTGGCAGATTTCATCTGCCCTATAGGCGGCGCCATCCGGGAATGACGCATTTCCTTGGCATTTTCAGCTGGCGGCGGCGGTTAGTTTCGCAGGGGGCTTGAAAATAAATCTAATTGGATGGAATATTTTAAATGATGGGATCGCGAAAAATGATAGGGGAGATCATGGTCTCCCTGGGCTATGTTTCCATAGAGCACATTAACGAAGCCCGTCGGCATCAGATGCAGGGCGCCGGGAAGCGGATAGGAGAGTGCCTGGTGGAATTGGGCTACATCCAGGAGGAGGAAGTGAAAAGAGCCTTGACCGTTCAGGGTCACGGTTGATGGCAAGGATAAAACCGCTATCTGGTTTAAAGGCGTTCTCTGTTATGGAGAAAGCCTTTTTATTTAATTCCAAACTGTATCATCCTGGCTTGTGATGAAAAATAACTGGAAATGGCTGTTGGCCGGCTGTTCCCTGCTGGTGCTGATCACCGGGCTTTCGCTGACCCCGGTTTCCGACCCCGACCTGTGGATCATGCTGGCCACCGGCCGGTATATTGCCGAAAGCGGCCAGATTCCGCATACTGATCTCTGGAGCCACACCGCCTTCGGCCAGCCCTGGGTGATGCACGAATGGCTGCCGTCGGTCATCCTGTACGGCCTGCATAAGATCGCCGGCTTCCCGGGGATCGTGATCCTGAAGATCCTATTGCTGAACCTGGTCTTTTTTATCGGCATTATCGCCGCCCGGAGGAAGGGGCTGAATCCCCTGGTGGTTCTGCCGGTCATGGCCCTGGCGGTACTGGCCAGCCAGATAGGTTTCAGCGAGAGGGTTCAGATAGCCACTTTTCTGGCCCTGGCAGCGGAGATCTTTCTGCTGGACCGGCTGGAAAGGGGCGGGATTTCCGCCAAGGCCTTTCTGATTTTCATTGCCGCAGGCTTCGTTTTATGGGCCAATTCACATCTGGGCCTGATGTCCGGGCTGGCGGTTCTATTCATATATTGCCTTGATTCCGCCGTGGCCGGTTTTCGCCAGGGCCGCTGGTTCACTTTCCGGGTTATGGCCCTGGGTTTTTTAATCGCCTGCCTGGCGGTGCTGATCAACCCCTATGGGATATCACTGGTCAAGCCTTTTTTTAAATTCTATTTTGACCCCCAGCTGATAGCGTTTGACAAACTAATATACGGCACCATCCACGAATATACCTCAATTTTCTCTCCCTCTATCATGGGCGATGCCGCGGTACGATGGGGGCTGGGCTGGATGGCCTTCTCCGCCCTGGGGATTATCTTAAACTGGCGAAATTTTCGGTTATCCAGTCTGCTGTTGTGGCTGGGATTTTTCTATCTGGCCTTTTATGCCGTCAGATTCGTCCCGCTTTTTGTTTTTGCCACCCTGGGCTTTACGGCTGTGAACTGGAACCAGATATTTTCCGGCGCTCGGCATTTGAAAATACCAGAGAAATACGCCGGGAGGTTATCCAAACCAGTCTTCGGAGCTATCTGTCTGGCGATCATCCTGGCCGGAGTGTTGTCGGGCTTCGGCCTGGCCGGGAAGCGGGGCGGGGGACATCCTTTGGGACTGGATGGCAGGCTCTTTCCGGTGGAGGGGACGAGATTCGTAAAAACAAATTTTCCGGATCCGAAAATACTCAACGACTTCATGGATGGCGGCTATCTGATCTGGAACAACATCCCGGTCTTCATAGACGGCCGGATGGCGCCCTTCAGGTATGTTTTGGAGGATTATATCTCCATCATCAAGGGGGATACAGCCCTGATGAATAAATATGACCTTGATCTGGCCCTGCTGCGCTATCCCCGCAGCGGGAAGTCCCTAAGCAGCAGATTGCATGGGTATTTCTCCGGCAGCAGCCAATGGGCTCTGGTATATTGGGACGATATCTGCCTGGTATTTGCCAGAAGAACGGACCGGTATAAAGGCCGGATCGCGAAATACGAATATAAATATTTAAACCCGATCTTTACCAATCCCGCCTCCCCGCCGGACGGGTTCCAGCGGGAACTGTCCCGGGCGATAGGGCAGAACCCCGGGTTGGTAACCCCCTATCTGGCGGCCTTCAATTATTATTACCAGAGGGATCTGGCCCTGGCGGAAAATTACGTCCGGCAGGGACTGGCCATTGACGGCGGCGATGCCAGTCTGCACAATAACCTGGGGAATATCTATCTGACCAAGGGACAAAATAAGGAGGCGGTGGGAGAATATTTAAAAGCCATAGCATTAGACAGGAATATCTCCGAGGCCTATTGCAATATCGGCTATATTCGTGAGATGGACGGCAATTACCGGGAAGCTGAAAAATATTATCTTAAGGTAATGGAAGATATTGACCCGCTGAACACCTGGGCCTATAACCGGATGGGCATGATGCTGATAAACCAGGGGAGGCCCCGGGAGGCGGTCAAGTATCTGACAAAAGGGGCCGCCATAGATCAAAATTCAGAGGCTGCCTGGAATTTAAGAAAACTGAGAGCCATATATTAGCTTAAAAGTATACAAAAATGACACTATGGCGCAATATTTGCATTTGAGTTAATTGTTGTAATTACAAACGATAAAGAAATACTGCTAAATATTCCTTAAAATACATGAATATTGGCTGAATTAATAGTTGATATTCATTTTTTTAAGCTACTTATGAGGTAAATCACATTTACTCAAACGGTATAATACTTGCATTAATGAATTATGTAAACGTTAATTTTTTAGGAGCGGGACAATGGGAAAACATAAATTGTTGATAGCGGGTTTGTTGGTCTTCATCTGCGGAATATCCTGGGCGGCCAACACCCAGACCATCACCTATAAGGATTCCTGGTCCAAGCGAGGCATCACTGTAAAAAATCAGACCAAGGGAAGCCTTAATCTGGTCTATTCCGTCAACAACTTCAACTTTGAGGAGAAGGATGTTGAGGGAGCCAAGGCTAAGGCGGTGGTAACCGAAGGATCGGTCCTGCCCATCGGCGCCGGGTATCCCGACCTGCCGGTGATCAGCAATTATGTGGCCGTCCCCAACGGGGCCGTTCCCCGGGTGAAGATCCTGTCCTACCGCGAGGAAAGATTCCAGAATGTGGACATCGCCCCGGGCATGGAGATCCCCACCGAGCAGGACAAGACCTTCAAGCCCCTGGCCAAGAATACCGAGGTCTATTCCAAGAATGAATTTTTCCCCAGTGATTTCGTGATCAAGTCCCCGGTCCAGAAAATGAGGGGGGTGGATGTTTTCATCCTGTCGTTGTCGCCTTTCAGATATAACCCAGTCACCAAGGAATTGATCGTCCGCCGGGACATGGAGGTCGAGGTGACATTTGAGGGGGGCAAGGGCGAGTTCGGCGACGATCTTTACCGCCATCCGATGTTTGAGCGGATCCTCCAGCAGAACATCATAAATTACAGTTCACTGGAGCCCACCAAATATTCCGAGATCCACGAGAAGATGGCCGCCGACGATCCCTCCAAGGAGGCTGGCCAGTTCGAATATATCATCATCGTTCCCAACGATCCCATTTTCATAGCCTGGGCCGACACCCTCAAGCTGTTCCGCAAGAAGCAGGGCATCAAGACCGGCATCTTCACCACCGCCGAGACCGGCAACACCCCGGACTCGATGGAGGCTTTCATAGACAACGCCTACAACACCTGGACCATAAAACCGCTGGCGGTGCTGATGATGTCCGACCTGGCCCCTTCCGCCAAGGCCTATGGCCTGACCTCGTCCAAGTTAATGCTTCATCCAGGCGGCTATCCCCAGTATGTCTCGGACAACGTCTTCGCCGATATCAATATTACCAACACCGCCTCCACCTGGGACAACGGCGGGGCCCCGGAGATGGTGTTCGCCCGGATGCCGGCCCAGACCGTCACCCATTGCTCCACCATGGTGCGTAAGATTATCCGGTACGAGACCTCACCGCCCTCCAGCGCCTCTTTCTACAACACGCCGATATCGGCGGCCGGCTGGCAGACGGACAGATGGTTTGGCATATGCACCGAGATCGTTCGGGGGTTTTTAGTCAACAAGCTGGGGAAGACACCCGCCCAGCAATATAACGTAGTGGGCGGGTATAGCGCCCCTGCGGCGGGGGCCGCCTGGTCATCCACCAATCCCAGCGCATTGGTGGCGGCCTACGGCACGGCCGGGGAAGGATATATCGCCAACACCGTTCCTTCGGGTATGAACTGGAACAGCGGCTCGACGGCCGGGATGATCAATGCCGTCAATAACGGCGGTTTCATGATCATGCACCGCGACCACGGCCTGTATAGCGGATGGGGAGAGCCCGATTTTCAGGGATCGGACATCGCCAGCCTTACCAACACCAATCACACCTTCGTCTTCTCAATGAACTGCCAGACCGGGGCATTCCAATACGCTACAGCACCGGGTACTTTTTCCGAAATTTTTCATCGCAGCCGATACGGAGCCTTGGGAGTGATGTGCGCCACCGAGGTGTCGTACTCATTCGTCAACGACGCTATTATCATGGGCATCATGGACGGGATGTGGCCCAATTTCAATACTACCAACAATTGGGATGTGCCCAATGCCGGCACCGGCCAGACCTACGACCGCTACACCGAGGATTTAAGGCCGGCCTTTGCCATGGTCTCCGGCAAGTGGCATTTAATGACCCAGACCTACACCGACCCGGCCATTCCGGCCGACTACAAGGAATTCACCTGCCAGTTGTTCCACGTCTTCGGCGATCCCTTTATGACCTTCTGCTCGCAGGTTCCGGATACCTTTGCGCTGACCTATAACGCCAGCATCAATACCGGGACCCAGACCTTCAACGTCAACGTCAAGAAAAAGGGTGGGGCCAATCTCCAGGGCGCTCTGGTGGGACTGTATATGTCTGTTCCGGCCAAGGGTTCGACCAAAGCCACCGACATCTGCACCTCCAAGCTGAGCGACGCCAGCGGCAATGTTTCTTTCACCATCAATCCTGCCAATGCCGGCCAGTTGACGGTAACGGCCACCAAGTCCAATTTCGTCCGGGGCAATTTCGCCTCCACCGTCAGCCTGCCCGGAGCGGTCAGCTTAGCCAGCTTTACCGCCGCACCATCCTCCGGAGGGGTGCTGCTGTCCTGGCAGACGGCCAGCGAGGTCAACTGTCAGTCCTGGAGGATCGAACGCTCGACTGTGGCGGACGGATCCTTTGATGAGATCGGCACGGTCAACGGCAACGGCACCGTTTATGAAATAAGCAACTACCAGTTCACCGACGCTTCAATTCCCACGGTAGGGGAGTATTATTATAAACTGGTGGAGATCGATGTCTCCGGCAAGGAGACCACCTTCGGTCCGATCAATGTAAGTTACTCGGGCCCGTTGGCATCCTATGATTATAAATTAGAGCAGAGCTATCCCAACCCCACCACCGGGGGGGTGGCCATCAAATATTCGCTGAAAGAGCCGGGACAGACCAGTCTAAAGATATATAATATCCTTGGGGCCGAGATCAAAACCCTGATCAACGCCAGACAGAATGCCGGCAGTTTCTCCGCTCCTTGGAATGGCCGGGATAACAGCGGGCGGGAAGTGGCCAAAGGGGTGTACTTCTATAAATTAGTCACGGGAAATTTCAGCGCCACCAGGAAGCTGATGCTTTTGAGGTAAGCATTTAACAATATCTTCAAAGGGCGGCGTTCTTTATGAACGCCGCCCTTTTAGTAACTTGGTAATTGAATAGGTGAATAATCCTTACCCGTTTTTTGAACGTCCTTGTTGTCATGCGCACCAAAGGCGCATTTCGGCTAAACTTATTTTACTTTCTGTACTCAACCCGCCAGAGGCGGATTTCAACTTAGTTTAATTATTTACGTTTTGGTGTTCAACCCGTGAAGCCCTGTCCCCACGAAAGTGGGGATTGTCCTCGACATAGGTCGGGGAACGGGCATCCAGGCCTGGATTCCCGACCTCTCCCTGCCTTCCGGCTTCCCTCTCCAATGTGGAGAGAGCCTGCACTGAGTAAAGCCCATTGTTGCACCAAACGAAGTGGAGTGAGGGAGCGGTCAGGGAATGACAAATTGCTGTCCTTCTTGCCGGTGATGTTTGATATAAAAGGGGGTAGGCGGTCTCAATATAATGGCTGGCCATTGATGATATATATTTAGCGGTAATTTAAGAAAAGACCTTAGATAGGTAAGTAATAAATATTACAATAACTTATAAGTTAATTGCAAATATTGCCTTTTCTGCAATTAGTGCGCCTCCAAATATTTACATAAATTTAATTTTGGTTAAAACATTTTGCAGAGCAATGAGTTAAGATGCATCAATTGTGGCATAATTATTGCAATAATTTATAAACAAAGGAATTATATACCAAAGTCGAAATTTTATTAAGGGGTTATAAATGCATAAAAAGTCAGTAATTATTTTAGCGGTTGCGATGCTGGCGGCTTCCCAAGCCCTGGCAACCGACCCCACCGTCCTGAAATTCCGGATCGGCGCTTTTTCCACCAGCAACGGGATGCCTTCTTACAAAAATCTGGGGCTGGAGCGGGCCGAGGTGGTTAAATCAGATGAAGCGGCCTATTACCTGGTTCAGTTCACCGGGCCGGTGCTGGACGCCTGGCGCGACCAGGTGGTGCGGGTCGGGGGCAAGGTATTCGATTACATCCCCAATTATGCTCACATCGTTAAAATGACCCCGCAGGTAAAAGCCTTGGTGGAAAAAATGCCCATGGTGCAATTCGTGGGCTATAACCAGCCGGCCTTCCGCATCAGCCCATATTTGCTTTCAGCGCCCGAGCAATTCCCTCTTGACGATCCGGGAAAAATCATGCTAAAGATCTTGACGTTTGAGGTGGCCGACGCCAAACCGGTGATGGACCGGCTGCTGGCCAAAAAAGACGTAAGTTACGATAAGCATGGCGAGAATATCATCTGTATCTGGATTCCGACCGACCAGGCCATCGAGATCGCCAAGGAGATAGCCAATTATCCCGAAGTTTACTGGGTGGAGCGTTATGGCCGACCCAGCTTGCACAATGCCTGGAGCCGCTGGATAAACCAGAGCCTTGACACTACCAATATGAAAGCGGCGGCCGACTCCTGGAAATCGGCTCTTACCATGAACACAGCCAATGATTCCCTGATCATGCCGATATACAAGCGCGGACTCTACGGCCAGGGACAGATCGTGGGCGATGACGACACCGGCATGGACTGGGATAACATCTATTTCCGGGACGGCGCTGGGTTAAAACCGATTTTTGACAGGGATACGTCTTCAGTTACCGGGCGCGATACTTTGGTTTTCGGCACCAATGCCCACCGCAAGATAGTGGCCTACAATGTCTTTGCCGACACTTTCGACAATAACTCGTCAGGCCACGGAAGCCATACTGCCGGAAGCATTGGCGCCGACAGCCTGGGGTGGCTGACCACCCAGGCCTCTCTGCCACGGGCCATGGGCATGGCCCCCAAGTGCCGGATAGCCTTTTCCGATCTTGAACCAAGCACCGGCGGCTTGAATACCCCGGCAAATATCGGACGTATCTATATCTGGGCATACAACGCCGGAGCCCGTATCACTTCTTCCTCCTGGGGGTGGAGCGGCAGCAGCACCCTTGATTACTATCACACCGATAGCCGCAATATAGACACGGTAGCCTGGGCCCATCAGGACCTGGTGATGTTCCGCTCGGCCGGGAACGGCAACACCTCCGGCGAGAGGGTCAATTATCCGGCTACGGCCAAGAACATAGTCTGCGTGGGGGCCAGCGAATCGGGCTTTGGCTCAGGCGCCACCACTTGGGCGGTCAACGGCACTGCCACCCGTAACGAACTTTTAGATGTGGCCGAGTTTTCATCCCATGGACCGACCCAGGAAGGGCTAAGAAGGCCGACCCTGCTGGGATGCGGTGGCTGGTATATCTGGTCGGTGGATTCGGATGGGCTTTTAACCAGCAACAACACCGGCATCATGACCATGGGCGGCACCTCCATGTCCACGCCCACCATGGCCGGCATGGGAGCTTTGGTCAGGCAGTATCTTACAGAGGGTTGGTACCCCACCGGCACCAAGGTGGCTGGCAATGCCATCGTGGCTCCCAAAGGGGCCTTAATTAAATCTTTAATGATGCTGGCCACCAGGAACTTCAACGGGGCCTACAGTTGCGATGCACTCGCCAATGTAAGCAGTGTTTCCCAGAATGTGCCTTCCCAGGGCCAGGGCTGGGGCGGGGTGGTGCTGGATGACGCTTTATATTTCTCGGGCGATGCCCGCAAACTGAGGGTGGATGACGCCAAGAGTTTCACCGCCACCGGGCAGACCTATACCTATACCATCAACACAGGCACCTCTGTTACCCAGCCGCTAAAGATCGTGCTGGTATATTACGATTATCCATCGGCTGCACCTTCCTCCGATATCTCGGTCAACAATCTTAACCTGACAGTTACCGACGGCACCAATACCTACCTAGGCAATGTTTTCGGCCAGCCGGCCAGCAACGGCTTTTCCATAACCGGCGGCGCAGCTGATACCATAAACCCGGAAGAGGTGGTCTGGCTGGCGCCGGCCTCATCCAAGTCCAAGGCCAACCGGACATTTACGATAACCGTTACCGCAGCCACCATCAATCGCGGACCCCAACCCTTTGCCATCACGGTCGGAGGAGATATAGTCGCCAGCGCAGGGTTCCCCCAGGCGGTGGAGATGACCTCCTTCAGCGCCATGGCGGTTAACAATGTAGTCGAAGTCCGTTGGCGGACCGAGAGCGAGAAGGAATGCGATCATTGGCTGATAGAGCGCTCAACCACCGAAGACGGTAATTTTATTGAGGTGGGAAAAGTTGCGGGAAATCTGACTACCAACGAGCCGCATCAGTACAGCTATACCGATGCTTCCAATCTGCAGACAGGAATATATTACTATCGTTTGGCCGAGGTGGATCTAAGCGGGACCAAGACCTACTACGGGCCGATGCTGGTGGAGTTCGGGGGCAAGGATCTGCCCTTAAACTATCGCTTAGAGAAGGCCTATCCCAATCCGGCGGCATCAGGAGTGACCATCAAGTATGCTTTGAGGAATACCGGCCGGACATCGATCAAGGTCTACAACGTGCTGGGGCAGGAGATCAGGACCCTGGTGGACGGCATCCAGCCGGCGGGGTATTACAGCCTGCCGTGGGACGGGAAAGATTCCCGGGGCCAAAAAGCGGCCAACGGGGTTTATCTGTATAAGATGACAGCCGGGGAGTTCTCGGCCACCGGGAAGGTGATGATCATAAGGTAATATTAATTCATGAACAACAGTCCGATTTATCAAATCGGGCTGTTGTTTTATATTGTTATATGCTATAATCCTGCCAATTGAATTTAAGGAAATAATGCTTAAAAACAAAAAAATAAAAATCGTTTTGATTTTTATGGCCTCTCTGGCAATGTCGGTAGTAACAGCCTATGGTCAGGAGAGTGCCGACAAGATGCTGATTCGGGTTGATATATCCGATCCGGCAGTAGCCGAACGGCTGGCCAATATCGGATACGGCCTGGACGTGGCCGCCTACCGGCCCGGAGAGTATGCCGACATCGTCATCCGGCCCGACCAGCTGTGGCGGATACCGGGGGCCGGGCTGGCCTACAAGGTGCTGATGAACTCTCCCCGGGATGTCACTCCCTACAGTGGCAAGGCCGTTTATCATACTTATGACGGCATCAGGGCCGAGTTGAGGCAGATCGCGGCCGATCATCCCACCATCACCAAATTAGATACCTTGACAGTGGCCGCCCAGGGGGGAAAGGTGTGGTGCCTCAAAATTTCCAACAATCCCACGGTCAGCGATAATTCCCGCCACGGCATTTTGATAATGGGCAATCACCATGCCCGGGAGTGGATGACCCCGGAGGTATGCCTGTACATAGCCAATTACCTGACCAACAATTACAACCCCGCCGGGACCGATTCCATCTCCAGCCTGATCAAGACCAGGGAGATATACATCGTGCCGTTGGTCAACCCCGACGGTTTTATTTACGATAACGGAGGCAATTACGGGGCTGGTCTGTGGTGGCGCAAGAACCGGCGTCCGTTTGCCGGGTCGCCAGTCTATGGCGTGGACCTGAACCGGGGCTATGACGGCTCGGTGGACGGCGATATCCGGGGATCCTGGGGCGGCACGATAAACAGCTACACTAGCCCGGATTCGTCGAATGACGTATTTTACGGCGTGTCGCCCAGCGGCGAGCCGGAACAGCAGGCCATGATGAAGCTGGTCAAAGAACATAATATCGTGCTGTCCATCTCCTACCATAGCTATAGCGAACTGGTGCTGTGGCCGCTGGGCTATGTGGATTCCACCCTCAAGCGGGCGCCGGACAGCATCCAACTGCGTTATTTCGGCCAGCAGTCGGCGGCCCGGATCAAAAAATACCGCAGCGTCCAGAGTTATTCGCCCATGCAGAGCTCGGCCCTGTATCCCACCACCGGGGATTCCGACGGCTGGATCTACGGCTACGGCCTGACCCAGCTGGGCCGGGTGATCTTCCCCTACTGCGTGGAGGTGGACACCGCCTTCTACACCCCGCCCAGCCACATAGATTCGGTCTGTCCCCAGACCCTCAAAGGATTCATGTACCTGGCCATGCGCACCGACAGCTTAGTCAGCACCACCTCGCCGCCGCCGGTGCTGCCGCCGCCGGTGACCGGAGTGGCCTTCCCGTCGGCCAACACCGATTACCGCTTAAGCTGGAACCTGCCCAATCCGGCCTCGAATCCCACGGCCTACGAACTGCAGGAATTATCGGGGTTTTCAGCCACCACCGACACGGTCGGGGCTGTCGCCAATCCCAATATAGCCTTGAACGGCTTTGCCGCGTCCACCGTTAGAATGTACAACGGCAGCCGCAGCTATAGCAGCGGAATCAGTAATCAATATAATATCACCAGCATTACCACCACCAGGCCTTATCCGGTAAGTTCAAGCTCCGATTCTTTCAGTTTCTACAGCTATCAGAGACTGACAACCTTCGACCGGATCTGGGTGGAGATATCCACCGACGGACGCCAGTGGGATATTCTGGGCAAGCTCTTTCAGAACTCGCCAGTCTGGACTAAAAGGGCCTTTGCCGTAGATTCGGCCAAGTATTTCGGCAAGTCGGTTTATTTTCAGATCCGCCTGGTGTGGGATGGTTCGCTGACCACAGATAGCGTGTATATTGACGACATAAAACCGGTGGCCGCTTTTTCCTCGATCGCCACGGTTTCTAATTCCATCACC is a window of Candidatus Edwardsbacteria bacterium DNA encoding:
- a CDS encoding T9SS type A sorting domain-containing protein, with product MQSKFRFLTMALAVIMIVAIAGTSFAIPANPRPRMLTQPDGSKFSAVLKGDEHFHFAEDADGYSIIQNSQGYWTYAQQANGLLVATDLIVGKSNCTFPRHLRPNSGAVAALAKNANKVINFSVEKRHKMSTDFLYGVDGTKENPTKAASGRQYMNVVLGDFSDSTFAWYATNQKAGLNPYTPYPYDRTAANNHALATANWFNFLAYGDSIAPYVPDSSIVGSMSNFYFDFTMRKCWWYGGVSPVIATGITRLNSVQSDAPSSTYYSSALSKADPFIDYGANPGGLQDGLILVHPGPGQEESGDVGDIWSMSMTGNFGSYDGVSLTRLIACPQNGQLGVFAHEMFHQIGAPDLYDYGYSGTPWGEWSLMDNGSYNGNNGGDKPAFPGGHLQYDVDGNIQTGVDGWMTAGALGNTDSISSEYRGDGQYTIAALDSSGEARRGNPTSGIRLWRIRNMAFRDSGQVFFVELRNQTPPYESGLPESGLIITHIDTRMGGGSRFNDGPPNVAYYYSWVEQPGFNPNINYAAGDSNFPRSCGNAAYSANDFSSGGYTENAIDSLTSPNCKTNKGTGNGGGNGPWIYDISAEGPTMKFRVARTGMATTTPQVGYVSVVVKDPIVVNTANNNNAMLDPWETDTLKVTFRNTGNAITVGARCSLYVVTGGAYVESISPTTTVVVGSGAMATNAEAQSGPFVVKIKKDVPKFTDIVFGVIFRSTTPAYSTTSNFGLRVSGLKVVTTYDFTDIRVGGATWSYRIQPSSVAILADTVFLCNANLDNATFQTRIYAVKKGTTNNPLVGGVGGDTIRSANNHGSWHSTAHYGGGLDIDNSKNLWISLQDSIIQTNRAAIKISGLMAPNCDWGGTPMKRIRGIAFGPSVVDTFGPNLLSGDSLWAYWQNYDMYSESLMVYSKSLSGTAVKRYGYSWDDALASDNVLNGKGEWWNGRALEYDGSSIWTSSVWQNVMIRRNALNATTMDIMPGPSSYGSYGTYGMGIEATNAAGVPYAPVGAAAFAPGAAGTRFYLYCASMDEGKIYKVDMTDFVLPTPPDSVKVVDTGANNVLTWWKANDGDQKVAQYIIYRQAPGSTTPPTSGDELIRVQNLYGGPATHTYTDVGAGAKIAYVYTIKTLNYYGEGTWGASVSAPLVPTAVELTAFACVQAGGNSVTINWQTASEMDNYKWEIERSTDSESFTNVWSIDVDGTNPYGDKYSYTDKVPSVGVYYYRLVDVSKTGEKTYHGPISVVVGAVYALGQNYPNPIGKSPATIKYSLKNPGQTSLKIYNLLGEEVKTLVNAKQDANFYTIPWDGRDNKGQSVANGVYFYKLNSGEFSATKKMMVLR
- a CDS encoding tetratricopeptide repeat protein, with translation MKNNWKWLLAGCSLLVLITGLSLTPVSDPDLWIMLATGRYIAESGQIPHTDLWSHTAFGQPWVMHEWLPSVILYGLHKIAGFPGIVILKILLLNLVFFIGIIAARRKGLNPLVVLPVMALAVLASQIGFSERVQIATFLALAAEIFLLDRLERGGISAKAFLIFIAAGFVLWANSHLGLMSGLAVLFIYCLDSAVAGFRQGRWFTFRVMALGFLIACLAVLINPYGISLVKPFFKFYFDPQLIAFDKLIYGTIHEYTSIFSPSIMGDAAVRWGLGWMAFSALGIILNWRNFRLSSLLLWLGFFYLAFYAVRFVPLFVFATLGFTAVNWNQIFSGARHLKIPEKYAGRLSKPVFGAICLAIILAGVLSGFGLAGKRGGGHPLGLDGRLFPVEGTRFVKTNFPDPKILNDFMDGGYLIWNNIPVFIDGRMAPFRYVLEDYISIIKGDTALMNKYDLDLALLRYPRSGKSLSSRLHGYFSGSSQWALVYWDDICLVFARRTDRYKGRIAKYEYKYLNPIFTNPASPPDGFQRELSRAIGQNPGLVTPYLAAFNYYYQRDLALAENYVRQGLAIDGGDASLHNNLGNIYLTKGQNKEAVGEYLKAIALDRNISEAYCNIGYIREMDGNYREAEKYYLKVMEDIDPLNTWAYNRMGMMLINQGRPREAVKYLTKGAAIDQNSEAAWNLRKLRAIY